Proteins co-encoded in one Kribbella solani genomic window:
- a CDS encoding DUF4190 domain-containing protein, which translates to MSQPPYEPAHERPQDRPQDSPPEPTRAFPTYAQPQSQQPQPHQPPPAGSAPWVAPGQAPPSYGQPSAGQPSYGQSPYGSQSAYGAAPGQQPPYGAGYGQGQYPQAYGQAPAPYGYGYGYPGSTASTNGLATAALATGIGGIFIGLSAPVGVALGIAALVQIKRTGQAGKGMAIAGLVIGSLVTIGYVLLFTLVIALGSSADEDYGSGQPVSSYSNSPTTSVDDLVIGECFDESGQDSEVIRQPCDGSHDGEVFARPDLPAGDWPGEKGVDQATERACGPLFASYVGKSVAESELEISYWTPTKSQWARTDRLAICAAYGPNQNPLTTTVKNSHR; encoded by the coding sequence GTGAGTCAGCCACCGTACGAGCCAGCACATGAACGCCCACAGGACCGTCCACAAGACAGCCCGCCGGAACCGACCCGCGCGTTCCCGACGTACGCCCAACCACAGTCACAGCAGCCGCAGCCGCACCAACCGCCTCCGGCCGGGTCGGCGCCTTGGGTTGCGCCGGGACAGGCGCCGCCGTCGTACGGGCAACCGTCCGCTGGGCAACCGTCCTATGGGCAGTCGCCGTACGGGTCGCAGTCGGCTTACGGGGCGGCGCCGGGGCAGCAGCCGCCGTACGGGGCCGGTTACGGGCAGGGGCAGTACCCGCAGGCGTACGGGCAAGCGCCCGCGCCGTACGGGTACGGCTACGGTTACCCCGGCTCCACCGCGTCCACCAACGGTCTCGCGACCGCCGCGCTGGCGACCGGGATCGGCGGCATCTTCATCGGCCTGTCCGCGCCGGTCGGTGTCGCGCTCGGAATCGCGGCCCTGGTCCAGATCAAGCGCACCGGTCAGGCCGGCAAGGGCATGGCGATCGCGGGCCTGGTGATCGGTTCTCTGGTGACGATCGGGTACGTGCTGCTGTTCACCTTGGTGATCGCGCTCGGTTCGTCGGCGGATGAGGACTACGGTTCGGGTCAGCCGGTCTCGTCGTACTCGAACAGCCCCACCACGTCGGTCGACGACCTGGTCATCGGCGAATGCTTCGACGAGTCGGGCCAGGACTCCGAGGTGATCCGCCAGCCGTGCGACGGGTCTCACGACGGTGAGGTGTTCGCGCGCCCGGATCTCCCCGCCGGCGACTGGCCCGGCGAGAAGGGCGTCGACCAAGCCACCGAACGCGCCTGCGGCCCACTCTTCGCTTCGTACGTCGGCAAGTCCGTCGCGGAGTCCGAGCTGGAGATCTCCTACTGGACCCCCACCAAGTCCCAGTGGGCCCGCACCGACCGCCTAGCCATCTGCGCCGCCTACGGCCCCAACCAAAACCCCCTCACCACCACAGTAAAAAACAGCCACCGCTAA
- a CDS encoding DUF4190 domain-containing protein — protein sequence MNTSPIQPARPSLPSAESWLEGVPEPKRKPDGYAVAALATSLPGLVPLAVVLGLLALRRIKRTGSQGKRLAQAALLLSLCWVIAIGVAVTMNLIGEQRAGIGRTVPISKVEVGRCFDADLDASSLQLVRIADCAGAHSGEAYAKVPAALAGLPTAQTAAVATQQCAGAFVDFVGKPYERSELDMYYVVLENRAVADGNVLCLVGMPGTRLTGTMRGSQR from the coding sequence ATGAACACCTCCCCGATCCAGCCCGCGCGGCCGTCGTTGCCGTCGGCTGAGTCCTGGCTGGAGGGCGTCCCGGAGCCGAAGCGGAAACCGGACGGGTACGCGGTGGCGGCGCTCGCGACCAGCCTGCCCGGCCTGGTACCGCTCGCGGTCGTCCTCGGCCTGCTCGCGCTGCGCCGGATCAAACGCACCGGCAGCCAGGGGAAACGGCTCGCGCAGGCGGCGCTGCTGCTGTCGCTGTGCTGGGTGATCGCGATCGGCGTCGCCGTCACGATGAACCTGATCGGCGAGCAACGGGCCGGAATCGGCCGCACCGTCCCGATCTCGAAGGTCGAGGTCGGCCGCTGTTTCGACGCCGATCTGGACGCGTCCTCGCTGCAGCTGGTCCGGATCGCGGATTGCGCCGGGGCACACAGCGGCGAGGCGTACGCGAAGGTGCCGGCCGCGCTGGCCGGGCTGCCGACCGCCCAGACCGCGGCGGTGGCGACGCAGCAGTGCGCCGGGGCGTTCGTGGACTTCGTCGGCAAGCCGTACGAGCGGTCCGAGCTGGACATGTACTACGTCGTACTGGAAAATCGTGCTGTTGCTGACGGCAACGTACTGTGCCTGGTCGGCATGCCGGGAACCCGGCTGACCGGTACGATGCGCGGATCGCAGCGGTAG
- a CDS encoding DNA polymerase III subunit delta' codes for MSVWDDLVGQEPAVAVLRKAVGGAAAVLRGESGPAVAGMTHAWLITGPPGSGRSNAGRAFAAALQCPNEGCGECNECRTALTGAHPDISLIRTELLSIRVSEVRELVRRAAMSPTQGRWQVMVVEDADRLTEQAADALLKSIEEPAPRTVWVLCAPTVEDVVPTIRSRCRLLVLRTPPVAAVAEMLGRKLEVDQELAWFAARAAQGHIGRARALARDEAVRERRSNVLEVPFTLRDLGACLKAAQQLLEAAKVEAKASAEKVDEKERSALEQALGVGTKGAKPREANAALKELEDQQKARAKRWERDVLDRSLVDLMALYRDVLVVQTRSGSELINAELGQQIEQLGACTTPEQTIRRIDAIATCREAIEANVAPLIALEAMTVGLFEGSSDGFSIPRRPAR; via the coding sequence ATGAGTGTTTGGGACGACCTGGTCGGCCAGGAGCCGGCGGTTGCCGTGCTGCGGAAGGCTGTCGGGGGTGCCGCGGCGGTGTTGCGTGGGGAGAGTGGGCCGGCGGTCGCCGGGATGACGCATGCGTGGCTGATCACCGGGCCGCCCGGGTCCGGCCGGTCGAACGCGGGGCGTGCGTTCGCGGCGGCGCTGCAGTGCCCGAACGAGGGCTGCGGCGAGTGCAACGAGTGCCGTACGGCGCTCACCGGCGCCCACCCCGACATCTCCCTGATCCGGACCGAGCTGCTGTCGATCCGGGTCAGCGAGGTCCGCGAGCTGGTCCGCCGGGCCGCGATGAGCCCGACCCAGGGCCGTTGGCAGGTGATGGTGGTCGAGGACGCGGACCGCCTTACCGAGCAGGCCGCCGACGCGCTGCTGAAGAGCATCGAGGAGCCCGCGCCGCGTACCGTCTGGGTGCTGTGCGCGCCGACGGTCGAGGACGTCGTACCGACGATCCGGTCCCGATGCCGGCTGCTGGTGCTGCGTACGCCGCCGGTCGCGGCCGTCGCGGAGATGCTCGGCCGCAAGCTCGAAGTGGATCAGGAGCTGGCCTGGTTCGCGGCGCGGGCGGCCCAGGGTCACATCGGCCGGGCACGGGCGCTGGCCCGGGACGAGGCGGTTCGGGAGCGGCGCAGCAACGTACTGGAGGTTCCGTTCACGCTGCGTGACCTCGGTGCCTGCCTGAAAGCCGCGCAGCAACTGCTCGAAGCCGCCAAGGTGGAGGCCAAGGCCAGCGCGGAGAAGGTCGACGAGAAGGAACGGTCCGCGCTCGAACAGGCGCTCGGGGTCGGTACGAAAGGCGCCAAGCCCCGGGAGGCGAACGCGGCGCTGAAGGAGCTGGAGGACCAGCAGAAGGCCCGCGCCAAGCGCTGGGAGCGCGACGTGCTGGACCGCTCGCTGGTCGACCTGATGGCGCTGTACCGGGACGTGCTGGTGGTCCAGACACGCTCCGGCAGCGAGCTGATCAACGCCGAGCTGGGGCAGCAGATCGAGCAGCTCGGCGCTTGTACGACGCCCGAGCAGACGATCCGCCGGATCGACGCGATCGCCACCTGCCGGGAGGCGATCGAGGCGAACGTCGCGCCGCTGATCGCGCTCGAGGCGATGACGGTCGGGCTGTTCGAGGGCAGCAGCGACGGTTTCAGCATCCCGCGCCGGCCGGCTCGCTGA
- the tmk gene encoding dTMP kinase, translating into MPEAYDPLTDPAPSHDVRAVLRIRAFRRLWIGFGLSSLGDWIGLLALTAMAKSFAGDNYQLANFAIGGVLFLRVLPALVMGPVAGWVADRLDRRATMIVGDLVRAAFFVTIPLVGTLTWLLIATVLIEIVSLIWGPAKDASVPNLVPRHRLEAANQLSLITTYGSALPAAAIFTAITLVTRWAGNFSIDLAVYVNAATFAISAFAIVSVAEIGRAVHDHEDHPTLWRTMVEGWSYVTGTPVVRGLVVGISGAFAAGAVVIGLGRTYVEDLGAGDPGYGLLFGAVFGGLALGMGFGPRIFSGLSRRRLFAAGLVGSGICLTGLALIQQLEIATMIAILLGFCAGASWVSGYTLLGLEVPDAVRGRTFAFVQSAVRTVLAITLAIAPFAAGAIGRHTWTIGGHSATYNGASMTMLAAAILAGVIGLLAWRQMDDRPGVPFWRDVRRSFGKTRGDYPTTGLFIALEGGEGAGKSTQSALLVQWLEERGQQVLLTREPGATELGKTLRQIVLDPATGDISHRAEALLYAADKAEHVDSVIKPALKAGAVVITDRYVDSALAYQGSGRDLDLSDVERVNRWATDDLRPNLTVLLDLPPKRGLGRFTERDRIEAQSDDFHERVRHAFLELAAAEPQHYLVVDATQDREDIAKQIRARLEPLLPKVDL; encoded by the coding sequence GTGCCGGAGGCCTATGACCCGTTGACCGATCCTGCACCGTCGCACGACGTGCGCGCGGTGTTGCGCATCCGGGCGTTCCGGCGGCTGTGGATCGGCTTCGGCCTGTCCAGCCTGGGTGACTGGATCGGTCTGCTGGCGCTGACCGCGATGGCGAAGTCGTTCGCCGGCGACAACTACCAGCTGGCGAACTTCGCGATCGGCGGCGTGCTGTTCCTCCGGGTGCTGCCGGCGCTGGTGATGGGGCCGGTGGCCGGCTGGGTCGCGGACCGGCTGGACCGGCGGGCGACGATGATCGTCGGCGACCTGGTCCGGGCCGCGTTCTTCGTCACGATCCCGCTGGTCGGGACGCTGACCTGGCTGCTGATCGCGACCGTACTGATCGAGATCGTCAGCCTGATCTGGGGCCCGGCCAAGGACGCCAGCGTGCCGAACCTGGTGCCCCGGCACCGGCTCGAGGCGGCCAACCAGCTGAGCCTGATCACCACGTACGGTTCCGCGCTTCCGGCGGCCGCGATCTTCACCGCGATCACCCTGGTCACCCGCTGGGCCGGCAACTTCTCCATCGACCTGGCCGTGTACGTGAACGCCGCCACCTTTGCGATCTCGGCCTTCGCGATCGTCTCCGTCGCCGAGATCGGCCGCGCGGTGCACGACCACGAGGACCACCCGACGCTGTGGCGGACGATGGTCGAAGGCTGGTCGTACGTCACCGGTACGCCGGTGGTCCGCGGCCTGGTCGTCGGCATCTCCGGAGCCTTCGCGGCCGGCGCGGTCGTGATCGGTCTCGGCCGCACGTACGTCGAGGATCTCGGCGCCGGCGATCCCGGGTACGGTCTGTTGTTCGGCGCCGTGTTCGGTGGGCTCGCGCTCGGGATGGGCTTCGGCCCGCGGATTTTCTCCGGGCTGTCCCGGCGCCGGCTGTTCGCGGCCGGCCTGGTCGGTTCCGGCATCTGCCTGACCGGGCTGGCGTTGATCCAGCAGCTCGAGATCGCCACCATGATCGCGATCCTGCTCGGCTTCTGCGCCGGCGCGTCGTGGGTCTCCGGGTACACGCTGCTCGGGTTGGAGGTGCCGGACGCGGTCCGTGGGCGGACGTTCGCCTTCGTCCAGTCGGCGGTCCGGACCGTACTCGCGATCACGCTGGCGATCGCGCCGTTCGCCGCCGGCGCGATCGGGCGGCACACCTGGACCATCGGCGGGCACTCGGCGACGTACAACGGTGCCTCGATGACGATGCTGGCGGCCGCGATCCTGGCCGGGGTGATCGGGCTGCTCGCCTGGCGGCAGATGGACGACCGGCCGGGCGTTCCGTTCTGGCGGGACGTGCGGCGCAGTTTCGGCAAGACCCGGGGCGACTACCCGACGACCGGGTTGTTCATCGCGCTCGAAGGCGGCGAGGGCGCCGGGAAGTCGACGCAGTCCGCCCTGCTGGTCCAGTGGCTGGAAGAGCGGGGCCAGCAAGTGCTGCTGACCCGCGAGCCCGGTGCGACCGAGCTCGGCAAGACCCTGCGGCAGATCGTCCTGGACCCGGCCACCGGCGACATCTCGCACCGCGCGGAGGCGCTGCTCTATGCGGCGGACAAGGCCGAGCACGTCGATTCGGTGATCAAACCCGCCTTGAAAGCCGGTGCGGTCGTCATCACCGACCGGTACGTCGACTCCGCGCTGGCGTACCAGGGGTCCGGCCGGGATCTCGACCTGTCCGACGTCGAGCGGGTGAACCGCTGGGCCACTGACGACCTCAGGCCGAACCTGACCGTCCTGCTTGACCTGCCGCCGAAGCGCGGTCTCGGCCGGTTCACCGAGCGGGACCGGATCGAGGCGCAGTCCGACGACTTCCACGAGCGGGTCCGGCACGCCTTCCTCGAACTGGCCGCCGCCGAGCCGCAGCACTACCTGGTGGTCGACGCGACACAGGACCGCGAAGACATCGCCAAACAGATCCGCGCCAGACTCGAACCGCTACTGCCCAAGGTGGACCTATGA
- a CDS encoding pyridoxal phosphate-dependent aminotransferase — MPTFPRHQIMSLTAEHVQHDLGESYGPDLRLADLLTPELADLELGYGTADGDARLRTAIADRHGVRPDQVVVTVGGMHGIFLLSYLLADAGGQVVTTAPLFPMTRTTYESLGADVQVIPLTFDDAYQLTADAVRAKLTPDTKLVSLATPQNPSGTAIPRTVLQEVVAAMTEICPDAYLLVDETYRSATYGDDPVADTAVSLGLKVISVASLSKCHGAAGLRIGWVVSTDDKLVEQLVTAKFNTVVSASPVCEALAVRLFEQEDTILAHRRSWLEENLQITADWVRNNQSVEWVRPDAGALCVIRLKPDVDLARFRRTTAELGVRLADGDWFGDEPRVFRLGFGFPAPTELKAALDALTQAVHAAY, encoded by the coding sequence ATGCCCACTTTTCCGCGTCACCAGATCATGTCCCTGACCGCTGAGCACGTTCAGCACGACCTGGGCGAGAGCTACGGCCCGGACCTCCGGCTCGCGGACCTGCTGACGCCGGAGCTGGCGGACCTAGAGCTCGGTTACGGTACGGCCGACGGCGACGCCCGGTTGCGTACCGCGATCGCCGACCGCCACGGCGTACGCCCGGACCAGGTCGTCGTCACGGTCGGCGGAATGCACGGCATCTTCCTGCTCTCCTACCTTCTCGCGGACGCCGGCGGACAGGTCGTCACGACCGCACCGCTCTTCCCGATGACCCGCACCACGTACGAGTCGCTGGGCGCGGACGTGCAAGTGATCCCGCTGACGTTCGACGACGCGTACCAGCTCACAGCCGACGCGGTACGCGCCAAGCTCACGCCCGACACCAAGCTGGTCAGCCTGGCAACACCGCAGAACCCGTCCGGCACCGCCATCCCGCGCACTGTCCTGCAGGAGGTGGTCGCAGCGATGACGGAGATCTGTCCGGACGCCTACCTCTTGGTAGACGAGACCTACCGCAGCGCGACGTACGGCGACGATCCGGTCGCGGACACAGCAGTGAGCCTCGGCCTGAAGGTCATATCGGTGGCGTCGTTGTCGAAGTGCCATGGAGCGGCCGGATTGCGCATCGGATGGGTAGTCAGCACCGACGACAAGCTGGTGGAGCAACTGGTGACGGCCAAGTTCAATACCGTCGTGTCCGCGTCCCCGGTCTGCGAGGCGCTGGCGGTTCGGCTGTTCGAGCAGGAGGACACGATCTTGGCGCACCGGAGGTCCTGGCTGGAGGAGAACCTGCAGATCACCGCGGACTGGGTGCGGAACAACCAGTCGGTGGAGTGGGTACGCCCCGACGCCGGCGCGTTGTGCGTGATCCGCTTGAAGCCGGATGTGGACCTCGCACGGTTCCGGCGTACGACGGCTGAGCTGGGCGTACGGCTCGCCGATGGCGACTGGTTCGGGGACGAGCCGCGCGTCTTCCGCCTCGGCTTCGGCTTCCCGGCCCCGACCGAGCTGAAGGCGGCACTGGACGCGCTGACTCAGGCTGTCCACGCGGCCTACTAG
- a CDS encoding PLP-dependent aminotransferase family protein, whose translation MRPIEVVDRLGRWSSGRGPLYVLLATRLRQLIDDGDLPPGAVLPPDRALAGALAVGRTTVVAAYDLLRAEGRITRRQGSGTRVAGVPSGAQVLDAPVDPLFLDSLEARDDDVLLAICAAPGDPPKELAEAYVRIAPELAALEDDIGYYPYGHPALRQALADRYTARGVATRVEQVMVTNGGQQALSLLAHALVSPGDRVLVEAPTYPGALEAFREQGAVLHGLPVGLEGIEAAVRERRPAVAYVVPTYHNPTGAVMSALTRQRLAGVGVPVIEDEVPADLGFPGETQPAPVAAYSDSVVSIGSLSKSVWGGLRIGWIRAAAPLINRVARLRAVHDLGGNVPSQLAAVHLLPLLDAPGLHTTLKARHDHLHALLTQSLPSWQVPTVTGGQCLWVRLPYGDGASFAQTALRHGLAVLPGTGLDVTGAGTPYIRLHFRAQPTALTEAAHRLTKAWTTYHPPSHHPIPRPTIAI comes from the coding sequence ATGAGACCAATCGAAGTGGTTGACCGATTGGGCCGCTGGTCCTCCGGCCGCGGCCCGCTGTACGTGCTGCTCGCGACGCGGCTCCGGCAACTCATCGACGACGGCGATCTCCCGCCTGGTGCAGTCCTACCGCCAGACCGTGCACTGGCCGGCGCACTGGCAGTCGGGCGTACCACGGTGGTCGCCGCGTACGACCTGCTCCGTGCTGAAGGGCGCATCACCCGCCGGCAGGGCAGTGGTACGCGAGTGGCCGGCGTACCGTCCGGAGCGCAGGTACTGGATGCACCGGTCGACCCCCTGTTCCTGGATTCACTGGAAGCACGTGACGACGACGTACTGCTCGCCATCTGCGCGGCTCCAGGCGATCCACCAAAGGAGTTGGCCGAGGCGTACGTACGGATCGCCCCGGAGCTCGCTGCACTTGAAGACGACATCGGCTACTACCCGTACGGGCATCCGGCTTTGCGGCAGGCACTGGCTGATCGCTACACGGCCCGTGGCGTGGCTACGCGTGTAGAGCAAGTCATGGTGACCAACGGGGGTCAGCAAGCGTTGTCGTTGCTCGCACATGCGTTGGTGTCGCCGGGAGATCGGGTGCTGGTGGAGGCGCCGACGTACCCGGGTGCGCTGGAGGCGTTCCGGGAGCAGGGAGCCGTGCTGCATGGACTACCGGTCGGGCTGGAAGGCATCGAGGCGGCCGTCCGGGAGCGGCGTCCCGCGGTTGCCTATGTCGTTCCGACGTACCACAACCCCACTGGGGCGGTGATGTCCGCGCTTACGCGGCAGCGGCTGGCTGGTGTGGGTGTTCCGGTGATCGAGGACGAGGTACCGGCGGACCTGGGGTTCCCTGGTGAGACACAGCCTGCACCGGTGGCGGCGTACAGCGACTCGGTTGTTTCCATCGGTTCACTCAGTAAGAGCGTGTGGGGTGGTCTGCGGATCGGGTGGATACGTGCTGCGGCGCCTCTGATCAACCGTGTGGCCCGGCTGCGCGCCGTACACGACCTGGGCGGCAATGTCCCGTCGCAGCTCGCCGCAGTACACCTGCTGCCCTTGCTGGACGCGCCAGGCCTACACACCACCCTGAAGGCCCGCCACGACCACCTGCACGCCTTGCTCACCCAGTCACTCCCCAGTTGGCAGGTCCCAACCGTCACGGGCGGCCAGTGCCTGTGGGTACGCCTCCCGTACGGCGACGGCGCCTCCTTCGCCCAAACCGCCCTCCGCCACGGCCTAGCCGTCCTCCCCGGCACCGGCCTCGACGTCACCGGCGCCGGAACCCCCTACATCCGCCTACACTTCCGCGCCCAACCAACCGCCCTCACCGAAGCAGCCCACCGCCTAACCAAGGCCTGGACCACCTACCACCCACCCAGTCACCACCCCATCCCCCGCCCCACCATCGCCATCTGA
- a CDS encoding glycoside hydrolase family 2 TIM barrel-domain containing protein, whose translation MSDYVEDFGSGANVLPPRSWLDDDARRVPLGGEWSFRLSPTVAAAPDDLTDPDTTGWDTITVPGHWQLSGYGKPAYTNVVYPFPLEPPYVPTDNPTGDYVRTVSVPADFAGAKIVLRFEGVDSRFAVYVNGEWVGWSSGSRLASEFDLTALVAPGNEARIAVRVHQWSAGSYVEDQDMWWLSGIFREVNLLALRPDAPTDVFVKAAWDHVDGAGTLLVESDVPGTVSVAELGLEVPTGEHVRVEGVQPWSAEVPRLYDAVLRTAGGDVRLRIGFRTVAIVDGIFTVNGNRVLFNGVNRHEFHPDRGRSVTEQDMLDDVLIMKRAGINAVRTSHYPPHPHFLELCDEYGLYVIDECDLESHGFGYEPQPPKLPNPVMDERFRDDLVNRMRRTVHRDKNHPSIVIWSLGNECGMGDNLKAMYDLVKELDPSRPVHYERDTEAEFVDIYSRMYASPEQCAEIGADATKYRNLPYILCEYGHAMGNGPGGLLDYREVFEKYPRCQGGFIWEFIDHGLRTTIDGREVYAYGGDFGEPIHDGNFVCDGLLFPDRTPSPGMHEFVKVIEPVRIVADGNDGVTVTNHYEVLDTSHLVFTARVEVEGEVVGTAPLNVPVLAPGASTSVELPPELDKLRAEGRPETWLTVTAELADATPWATAGHRIAWGQIRLDQPTTPTATVPSGEAVVGGVADAAGISVAGLTNVRLDVWRAPIDNDAIPGVAAAWREQGLHRVQHRIVSQGERDGAWEVVTRTAPPALQWGLRSTWRWTAVEDGVVLQLSLVPEGLFPEVLPRLGITFELPKVQQVEWFGTGPNEAYVDTRAAAAVGKYTATVAELQTPYVRPQENGQRIDTRWATLDTLRIEAVDDLFGLTVRDWTTHDLESAKHTPDLVPGDTTHVTLDIAQTGVGTAACGPALPTRDKLTTTPSHLTLRFTN comes from the coding sequence GTGAGCGATTACGTTGAGGACTTTGGGTCCGGGGCCAACGTGCTGCCCCCACGTTCCTGGCTGGATGACGACGCCCGGCGGGTGCCGCTCGGCGGGGAGTGGAGCTTCCGGCTGTCGCCGACGGTCGCGGCCGCGCCGGACGACCTGACCGACCCGGACACCACCGGCTGGGACACCATCACCGTCCCGGGCCACTGGCAGCTCAGCGGGTACGGCAAGCCGGCGTACACGAACGTGGTCTACCCGTTCCCGCTCGAACCGCCGTACGTGCCGACCGACAACCCGACCGGTGACTACGTCCGGACCGTGAGCGTTCCGGCCGACTTCGCGGGCGCCAAGATCGTGCTCCGGTTCGAGGGCGTCGACTCCCGGTTCGCGGTGTACGTGAACGGCGAGTGGGTCGGCTGGTCATCCGGTTCGCGGCTGGCGTCGGAGTTCGACCTCACCGCGCTGGTTGCGCCCGGCAACGAAGCACGGATCGCGGTCCGCGTACACCAGTGGTCGGCCGGCAGCTATGTCGAGGACCAGGACATGTGGTGGCTGTCCGGGATCTTCCGCGAGGTCAACCTGCTCGCGCTCCGGCCGGACGCGCCGACCGACGTGTTCGTGAAGGCGGCCTGGGACCACGTCGACGGCGCGGGCACGCTGCTGGTCGAGTCCGACGTACCGGGGACCGTTTCGGTGGCCGAGCTCGGCCTCGAGGTGCCGACCGGCGAGCACGTGCGGGTCGAAGGCGTGCAGCCGTGGAGCGCCGAGGTGCCGCGGTTGTACGACGCCGTGCTGCGTACCGCCGGTGGTGACGTCCGGTTGCGGATCGGGTTCCGTACGGTCGCGATCGTCGACGGGATCTTCACCGTGAACGGCAACCGGGTGCTGTTCAACGGCGTCAACCGGCACGAGTTCCACCCGGATCGCGGCCGCTCGGTGACCGAGCAGGACATGCTCGACGACGTACTGATCATGAAGCGCGCCGGCATCAACGCCGTACGCACCAGCCACTACCCGCCGCACCCGCACTTCCTCGAACTGTGCGACGAGTACGGCCTGTACGTGATCGACGAATGCGATCTGGAATCACACGGGTTCGGGTACGAACCGCAGCCGCCGAAACTGCCGAACCCGGTGATGGACGAGCGGTTCCGCGACGACCTGGTGAACCGGATGCGCCGGACCGTACACCGGGACAAGAACCACCCGTCGATCGTGATCTGGTCGCTCGGCAACGAGTGCGGGATGGGCGACAACCTGAAGGCCATGTACGACCTGGTCAAGGAGCTCGACCCGTCCCGGCCGGTGCACTACGAACGCGACACCGAGGCGGAGTTCGTCGACATCTACTCGCGGATGTACGCGTCGCCGGAGCAGTGCGCGGAGATCGGCGCGGACGCCACGAAGTACCGGAACCTGCCGTACATCCTGTGCGAGTACGGGCATGCGATGGGTAACGGGCCGGGCGGGCTGCTGGACTACCGCGAGGTGTTCGAGAAGTATCCGCGCTGCCAGGGTGGTTTCATCTGGGAGTTCATCGACCACGGTCTGCGGACCACGATCGACGGGCGCGAGGTCTACGCGTACGGCGGTGACTTCGGCGAGCCGATCCACGACGGGAACTTCGTCTGCGACGGGCTGCTGTTCCCGGACCGGACGCCGTCGCCGGGAATGCACGAGTTCGTCAAGGTGATCGAGCCGGTCCGTATCGTTGCTGACGGCAACGATGGGGTGACGGTGACGAACCACTACGAGGTGCTGGACACGAGCCACCTGGTGTTCACGGCACGGGTCGAGGTGGAGGGCGAGGTGGTCGGAACCGCCCCGCTGAACGTGCCGGTGCTCGCGCCGGGTGCGTCGACGTCTGTCGAGCTCCCGCCGGAGCTCGACAAGCTACGCGCGGAGGGCCGCCCGGAAACCTGGCTCACGGTCACCGCCGAACTGGCCGACGCCACCCCATGGGCGACCGCCGGCCACCGCATCGCCTGGGGCCAAATCCGCCTCGACCAACCAACCACCCCGACCGCGACGGTTCCCTCTGGTGAGGCGGTGGTTGGTGGTGTTGCCGACGCAGCTGGGATTTCTGTTGCTGGGTTGACGAATGTTCGGCTGGACGTGTGGCGGGCGCCGATCGACAACGACGCGATTCCTGGGGTCGCGGCCGCCTGGCGTGAGCAGGGGTTGCACCGCGTACAGCACCGGATCGTCTCGCAGGGCGAACGCGACGGTGCATGGGAGGTCGTCACCCGCACCGCACCGCCCGCGCTGCAGTGGGGTCTGCGCAGTACATGGCGTTGGACTGCTGTAGAGGATGGCGTGGTCCTGCAGCTCAGCCTCGTACCCGAGGGGTTGTTCCCGGAGGTGCTGCCCCGCCTGGGCATCACGTTCGAGCTCCCGAAGGTGCAGCAGGTCGAGTGGTTCGGCACCGGCCCGAACGAGGCGTACGTAGACACACGCGCGGCCGCCGCGGTCGGGAAGTACACAGCCACTGTCGCCGAGCTCCAGACGCCGTACGTCCGTCCGCAGGAGAACGGTCAGCGCATCGACACCCGCTGGGCCACGCTCGACACACTCCGCATCGAAGCAGTGGACGACCTGTTCGGCCTGACTGTCCGCGACTGGACCACCCACGACCTGGAGTCCGCCAAGCACACCCCCGACCTGGTCCCCGGCGATACCACCCACGTCACCCTAGACATAGCCCAAACCGGAGTAGGCACCGCCGCCTGCGGCCCTGCCCTCCCCACCCGCGACAAACTAACCACCACCCCCTCCCACCTAACCCTCCGCTTTACCAACTAG
- a CDS encoding Fur family transcriptional regulator has translation MTSAVEVSAQRLRDRGERVTPARLAVVEVLAGTEEHLSAEQIGERAEQLRPGIHRATVYRALDALGEFGLVTHVHLGRAGTTYHLAGDLAPRHLHLRCSECGTVYDAPGDTLESARKKLARDLGFHLAPEQVALVGICKDCQP, from the coding sequence ATGACGAGTGCTGTTGAGGTCAGCGCGCAGCGGCTGCGGGATCGGGGCGAGCGGGTCACACCCGCTCGGCTCGCGGTGGTCGAGGTGCTCGCCGGAACCGAGGAACATCTCAGTGCCGAGCAGATCGGTGAACGGGCCGAGCAGTTGCGGCCCGGGATTCATCGGGCGACGGTGTACCGGGCGCTGGATGCGCTGGGGGAGTTCGGCCTGGTCACGCACGTGCACCTGGGCCGGGCCGGGACGACGTACCACCTGGCCGGGGACCTGGCGCCGCGGCATCTGCACCTGCGCTGCTCCGAGTGCGGCACCGTGTACGACGCGCCGGGCGACACCCTCGAGTCGGCTCGCAAGAAACTCGCCCGCGACCTCGGCTTCCACCTCGCCCCGGAACAGGTAGCCCTGGTCGGCATCTGCAAGGACTGCCAGCCGTAA